In one window of Nitrospira sp. DNA:
- the mgtA gene encoding magnesium-translocating P-type ATPase: MENGRPFWACSPDELLRDLRAVPEGLSSGEAEQRQVVSASVRLKPQRDSQPLRLLLAQFRSPIILILLFVSCVSFFLAEHSDALIILAIILVSALLSFWQEYSAARAVAGLLALVQITARAWRDGRLREVPADDIVPGDIVELSAGSSLPGDARLLDAKDLFVDEATLTGETYPAEKSTGTLTAAAPLQKRTNSLFLGTHVVSGQARAVIVAVGKDTEFGRIAHRMQVRAPETEFERGVRRFGYLLLEVTLLLVFSIFAVNVYLERPVLESFLFSMALAVGLTPQLLPAIISVNLSHGARRMARHKVVVKRLTSIENFGSMNVLCSDKTGTLTMGSMRLHAALDLQGRPSEKVLFLAQLNAMFETGFPNPLDDALRRHRSVDLTGYRKLEEEPYDFVRKRLSILVATPQTHVLITKGAVDSMLTACLDAEQPDGTVVSIDEVRDSIRQQVRELSAQGFRTLGLACRDMGAADRVSKEHETAMTFLGLVAFADPPKPGMAETIATLKRLGVSLKMVTGDQAPVAAYVGRAVGLENPHLLTGTDLRGMSDDALRTRANSIDIFAEIEPNQKERIIRALRASGNVVGYLGDGINDAPALHAADVGISVDSAVDVAKEAADLVLLEHDLGVLVQGVREGRMTFANTLKYVFMATSANFGNMFSMAGASLFLPFLPLLPKQILLTNVLTDLPEMTIATDRVDHELIERPRRWDIPFIRRFMLTFGLVSSLFDYLTFGVLLLLLRSTTGQFRTGWFVESVLSASLIVLVIRTRRPCYSSRPSPALLLTTLLTGLATMLLPVTPVGAFLGFEPLPPIFWAAMLGILLAYVVVAEFAKQLFYRQVHNGS; the protein is encoded by the coding sequence ATGGAGAACGGACGACCCTTTTGGGCCTGTTCTCCGGACGAGCTGCTTCGCGATCTGCGCGCCGTACCGGAGGGGTTGAGCAGCGGCGAAGCCGAACAGCGGCAAGTCGTCTCTGCCTCCGTCCGGCTCAAACCCCAGCGAGACAGTCAGCCGCTCCGGCTGCTGCTGGCCCAGTTCCGAAGCCCCATTATTCTCATCCTGCTCTTTGTCTCCTGTGTGTCGTTTTTTCTCGCCGAACATAGCGATGCGCTGATTATTCTGGCCATCATTCTGGTGAGCGCGCTGTTGAGTTTCTGGCAGGAATACAGTGCGGCCCGCGCCGTGGCCGGCCTGTTGGCGCTCGTGCAGATCACGGCCCGAGCATGGCGGGACGGCCGGTTGCGGGAGGTGCCTGCCGACGACATCGTGCCGGGCGATATTGTGGAGCTCTCGGCAGGATCGAGCCTGCCCGGGGACGCGCGGCTGCTCGATGCCAAGGATCTGTTCGTCGATGAAGCGACCTTGACGGGGGAGACCTATCCGGCAGAGAAATCGACAGGAACACTCACGGCTGCGGCCCCTTTGCAGAAGCGCACGAACAGCCTGTTTCTGGGAACCCATGTGGTGAGCGGGCAGGCGCGGGCCGTGATCGTGGCGGTAGGCAAGGACACGGAATTCGGCCGCATCGCCCATCGGATGCAGGTACGGGCGCCGGAAACGGAATTTGAACGGGGCGTGCGCCGATTCGGGTATCTGTTGCTCGAAGTCACGTTGCTGCTGGTCTTCTCGATTTTCGCGGTGAACGTGTATTTGGAGCGCCCGGTCCTGGAGTCCTTTCTGTTTTCCATGGCGTTGGCCGTCGGCCTGACGCCGCAACTGTTGCCGGCCATCATCAGCGTCAATCTCTCCCACGGCGCCAGGCGAATGGCGCGACACAAGGTGGTCGTCAAACGCCTGACCTCGATTGAAAACTTCGGCAGCATGAACGTGTTGTGCTCCGACAAAACCGGTACCCTGACCATGGGGTCCATGCGGCTGCACGCGGCACTGGATCTTCAGGGCCGGCCGAGCGAGAAGGTGTTATTCCTCGCCCAGCTGAACGCGATGTTCGAAACCGGATTCCCGAATCCGCTGGATGACGCGTTGCGCCGACACCGGTCGGTCGATCTCACCGGTTATCGCAAGCTGGAGGAAGAACCGTACGACTTCGTCCGCAAACGGCTCTCGATTCTGGTGGCGACCCCGCAGACGCATGTGTTGATCACGAAGGGGGCCGTGGACAGCATGCTGACGGCCTGTCTCGATGCTGAACAGCCGGACGGCACTGTGGTGTCGATCGATGAGGTCCGGGATTCCATTCGACAGCAGGTTCGCGAACTGAGTGCGCAAGGATTTCGCACGCTGGGGCTGGCCTGCCGTGACATGGGCGCCGCTGACCGTGTTTCCAAGGAACATGAAACGGCCATGACCTTTCTGGGCCTGGTGGCCTTTGCCGATCCTCCGAAGCCCGGCATGGCCGAGACCATTGCCACGCTCAAACGCCTCGGGGTTTCGTTAAAAATGGTGACCGGAGATCAGGCGCCGGTGGCGGCGTATGTCGGGCGGGCGGTTGGGCTTGAGAATCCGCACCTGCTTACGGGAACTGATCTGCGCGGCATGAGCGACGACGCGCTACGCACGCGCGCGAACAGCATCGACATCTTCGCGGAAATCGAACCCAATCAAAAGGAACGCATCATCCGTGCGCTGCGCGCCTCCGGCAATGTGGTGGGGTACCTCGGCGACGGTATCAACGATGCCCCGGCGCTCCACGCGGCGGATGTCGGCATTTCAGTCGATAGCGCCGTCGATGTCGCCAAAGAAGCGGCCGACCTCGTCCTGTTGGAGCATGATTTGGGCGTGCTGGTGCAAGGTGTTCGCGAGGGCCGCATGACCTTCGCCAATACGCTGAAATATGTGTTTATGGCCACCAGTGCGAATTTCGGCAACATGTTCAGCATGGCCGGGGCCTCGCTGTTCCTACCGTTTCTCCCGCTGCTGCCGAAGCAAATCCTGTTGACGAATGTCCTGACCGACCTTCCGGAAATGACCATTGCCACCGACCGGGTCGATCACGAACTGATCGAGCGGCCTCGCCGATGGGATATCCCGTTCATCCGACGATTCATGCTCACCTTCGGTCTGGTGAGTTCCCTGTTCGATTACCTCACGTTCGGCGTCCTCTTGCTGCTGTTGCGCTCAACGACCGGCCAGTTTCGCACCGGCTGGTTTGTCGAATCCGTACTGTCGGCCTCGTTGATCGTGCTGGTCATTCGCACCCGCCGGCCGTGCTATAGCAGCCGGCCCTCTCCGGCGCTGCTGCTCACGACCCTCCTGACTGGATTGGCGACCATGTTGCTGCCGGTGACACCGGTGGGAGCGTTTCTGGGATTCGAGCCGCTGCCACCCATCTTCTGGGCGGCGATGCTCGGAATCCTGTTGGCCTATGTGGTGGTGGCGGAGTTCGCAAAGCAGTTGTTTTACCGGCAGGTTCACAATGGGAGTTAA